The following are encoded together in the Daucus carota subsp. sativus chromosome 5, DH1 v3.0, whole genome shotgun sequence genome:
- the LOC108223950 gene encoding dihydrolipoyllysine-residue succinyltransferase component of 2-oxoglutarate dehydrogenase complex 1, mitochondrial, producing MFAVIRRKLTSRGASSALLIGKSVRPALSTPRLSNTALREEIVSLPERIGNARHICHFIFSGCSTLSSRPTRKLIGSLQPFYVQTSRMKFSSDSGDLVEAVVPFMGESISDGTLATFLKQPGDKVDVDEPIAQVETDKVTIDVASPEAGVIQKFVAKEGDTVEPGTKIAVISKSGEGVAVSKKPSDEASPKPPATETKTEKKPESTTPPPPAPEKSMEKTPSLPPPRTSASEPQLPPKERERRVPMTRLRKRVASRLKDSQNTFALLTTFNEVDMTNLMKLRSDYKDAFLEKHGVKLGFMSGFVKAAVSGLQNQPVINAVIDGDDIIYRDYIDISIAVGTPKGLVVPVIRDADKMNFAEIEKEINNLAKKATAGSISIDEMAGGTFTISNGGVYGSLLSTPIINPPQSAILGMHSIVNRPMVVGGNIIARPMMYIALTYDHRLIDGREAVYFLRRIKDVVEDPRRLLLDI from the exons ATGTTCGCTGTTATAAGGCGAAAACTCACCTCTCGCGGCGCCTCCTCTGCGCTG CTTATTGGGAAATCGGTTCGTCCTGCACTCTCTACGCCTAGGCTCAGTAATACCGCTCTTCGCGAGGAG ATAGTATCTCTTCCAGAAAGGATTGGAAATGCTCGCCATATCTGTCACTTCATATTTAGCG GTTGCAGCACACTAAGTTCCAGGCCAACAAG GAAACTGATTGGCAGTCTTCAGCCATTCTATGTACAAACATCAAGGATGAAATTTTCTTCTGATAGTG GCGATCTGGTTGAGGCGGTTGTTCCTTTCATGGGTGAATCAATAAGTGATGGCACACTGGCAACTTTTCTGAAAC AGCCTGGTGATAAAGTAGATGTTGACGAGCCAATTGCTCAAGTTGAAACAGATAAG GTGACAATTGATGTTGCAAGTCCTGAAGCCGGTGTTATCCAAAAG TTTGTAGCGAAGGAAGGAGATACTGTGGAACCAGGAACCAAGATTGCTGTTATATCAAAATCAGGTGAAGGTGTGGCTGTATCTAAGAAGCCATCTGATGAAGCTTCTCCTAAGCCTCCTGCCACTGAAACGAAAACAGAGAAGAAACCCGAGTCAACAACTCCACCACCACCTGCTCCAGAGAAGTCTATGGAAAAAACTCCATCGCTACCTCCTCCTAGAACTTCTGCTTCAGAACCTCAACTTCCTCCGAAAGAAAGAGAAAGACGA GTTCCTATGACTAGGTTGAGAAAGCGAGTTGCTTCACGTTTGAAAGATTCTCAAAACACGTTTGCCTTGTTGACTACATTCAATGAAGTTGATAT GACTAATTTGATGAAACTCCGATCTGATTACAAAGATGCATTTCTTGAGAAGCATGGAGTAAAGCTAGGTTTTATGTCGGGATTTGTAAAA GCAGCTGTCAGTGGACTTCAAAATCAGCCTGTTATTAATGCAGTTATTGATGGGGATGATATCATATACAGAGACTATATAGATATCAGTATAGCTGTTGGTACTCCGAAG gGTCTTGTTGTTCCAGTTATTCGCGATGCTGATAAGATGAATTTTGCTGAAATAGAGAAAGAGATAAATAACCTTGCTAAAAAGGCAACAGCTGGATCTATATCGATTGATGAGATGGCTGGTGGTACTTTTACGATATCAAATGGTGGGGTTTATGGAAGCCTTTTGAGTACACCCATCATCAATCCCCCTCAG TCTGCAATCCTTGGCATGCACTCAATAGTAAACCGGCCTATGGTTGTTGGAGGTAACATCATTGCAAGGCCTATGATGTACATAGCCTTGACATATGATCATAGGCTGATTGATGGAAGAGAGGCAGTGTATTTCCTCAGGCGTATTAAGGATGTGGTTGAAGATCCGAGGAGGTTGCTTCTGGATATATGA